From Gossypium raimondii isolate GPD5lz chromosome 11, ASM2569854v1, whole genome shotgun sequence:
CACCAGAATAACATAAGACAGCAATTTGTCCTATACCATTCTAAAGAGCTGGGAAGaattttttaggttaaattttacaattctcCCTATACTATGCAGAAGTTgtgaatttagtccttttactttaatttgatcgATTTTAATCCCTATCCTTTtcaaattggtcaattttagccCCTGTATTTTTCGACATCTGAAATTTTAGTCCTGACACAAACAGTGACAGTTAatctatttggttaaattcaattactggTTCTATACCATGGTACAATTGTAGATTTGGCCATattctccaattggatcattctaagtccctatatttttagaattttgaaatttcatttttgacGCTAATGACCGTCACTAATCCATTAACTGGATTTTTTgtgagtaatatgtggaaataacaAGCTTCCATGACATTACAtgtatgataatatgtttaatgcataaaatttttgaaatagcataacttaatttaatgaatataaCAGTTACAGTTTGGTGAGGACtgcaattttaaattttgaaaagtacaaggactaaaaatgaccaaattaaagtacagggattaaatccacaactttcataaagtacaaggactaataacagaatttaaccaattattttattttattttatgaaggTATGAAATCATGATTATCATggtaaaacatataaaatcttTCAAGCAATTTTTAAAATGACAGTTCTCTTGCGTGCAATCTCCTTACCaaagaaatggtaaattcaacaCCAGAACCAAATATCATTAACAAAAATACCTCTGTTTTGTAGCGTGTATCAGGTGGCGGTACGTTCAGCCTTGCCTTCCAATCTTGCGAACTAAAAGAGGAGGTAAGGAAAGAGGTAAATAAGACTGAAACCATAGGCAATAAAGCAAAACAGaaaattcaatttgataaaatcacCTAAATATTAAGTTTCACTCTATAGCATATACAAGAGAGAACACAACTCATAgataaaactttaacagttaaAAAGCAAATTAAAGGGTAACCaaaaaagcaataaataaattaaaattgccCATCCCTCATCAAGTCCTTTCTCTGTACAATCGAGTTCCTCCTAACAAATGGAAATTTCGCGACcaaatcaaaccctaaaatgaCTACTTAAGGTTATTAGAATACTCAAAACCTGTTAAATCGTCTTCTCTAGAGAGATAATGCAACAAAATACAATGGAAAAGAAGATTCTTCGTAAatacaaataacaataaaaaaaggagaagaaatgGAAGGGGACCTAGAGTCGACGGCTTCAGATTGTACGGTCTTCTCGACCTCATCGACCACACTGGAGTCATTGCCGCCGGGCAACTGGTCTCGTCTGAGCCACAGCTGTTGCTGATGctgttgttgttgctgctgGTGTTGTTGTTGAAAGTGATGGTGATTCTGCAACAAATTCCTCTGCACGTAGTGTTGTTGCGAAGGCCTCGACTGAAAGTTAGGGTTCGCGTTCACTCCGCCCCCTCGGCCAACACCGATTCCCGGTGGATACCTCCCTCTACTATTCATATCACAACCCTAAACTCCGAAAAAACAGATTCGAAACCCTAGAAAACCGAAATCCGTACGcaactacaaaaaaaaaagaagaaagaaacaaagctaGGGTTTCTTCCAAAGGGGTAACGCCGTAAATAGTGGCAAAACCGAGGGTCGTCctaacaaaaagaaagaaactagtCTCTGGTAGCTcaaggggaaaaaaaagaaggttaGATCATAAATTTGAGAGAAAACCGAGGGTGCTATTACACAgatctgggtttttttttcaaaaaaaaaatgaacgaTTTCTGGACAAGaaatcaaatgatttttttttttttttggttcaatgAGAAGAAATCAAATGATTTGGGTTTTGGGAGCGCAAAGGTTTTTATAAATGGCTTGTTTTTGGTGgtaaagaaaaaagagttaGATTTTAGAATGAAAACAGAACGGGTTGGTTCATAGTCGTTCCTGAGCCGAGCTAGCGACGAAattcaatgaaaataaaattagggcATCCAgatagataattcatttttgtccttttgtaaattttgatgaatGAGCCCGCTTGGCTTTTATATTTACGTATATTGCCCACAGCAACTAAAccactttttgtttttattaagaTATGAaacggttttttttttaaataaataaaattaatttatgctgaataaaattattaaattttaatctatatatctgaaaaaaactattataagttagtattatttaaatttaattttatcaatatttatttgaataaaaataaaaatgcgattaattctttttatttatgttttagaaGAGATAAAGACAGTCTAACGAGGCTTGTAAGTATTCCCCCACCAAAGTGGGAcacaaaaagaattaaattaaataggcTTAACTTGCGATTTAGCTATCAAAAAATATCTACactatgtttggttgggtgtaatggaTTAGCCATTACACCCCGATTCGGTGGCCCACCTAATACGCCGTTTGGTTCACCGTTTACTGATTCGGAGGTTTTGCTATTCCTTGCTATTCCCTCAGCAGCTGTAATAGGTATTCCGGGGTTTTAGTTTGTAATAGCTATTCACcgttttcttctttaattttgagACCAAAATAGCCTGCCTTCTTCTCCCCAAAAATTTCCCATCGATTTCATATCCTCAAATCAAGCCAAATCGATTCGGCTTCATCTTCTTCCAACCAAAGGGTTTCACCATTCTTCCGCTTCTTGCAGCGACTGAGAAACAGTAGCGGGAAGGGAGGTAATCTTTTTCTGCCCTCATCAAGCTTCATCCTCTCCGACGTTTCCCTTCCATTGATTGCAGAGGTAATCTTTTTACTTCTTTTCTTCATTGATTTTTCCTTCTTACGTTTGAGAACTTAAAACCGATTTCTGCCCTCAGCTCCATCTTCTCCTACGTTTTTGCTCTTCATTTTATCAGGAACGAAAAATGTCATCACTTTCACATATTTGAACTTCTAGCACCGCTTTTTCCTCTACTACCAAAGTGAGAATACCTTGTCTCCTTTCCTTTAATTTCTACGCTTGATCTTTATCTATGTTTCCCGATTATCctaaattttagtgttttttaatttattttgtttaaaatttcgatttagcttcaatcttttctttttctatctgTGTTTATTTCGttgtaatattaataaattttataatattttctattaatgcCACTATGCAGTATCAATTAagcatttttttacatttatttttaattataaatttagcgaatcatttaattttgtttagaaCTTTCGAGAAAGATTTTGATGAGGTGAAGAAACTATGGCAAGCAATTCAGGAAGAGGATACCCTACAAATGGTTCCATCTATGTTTGTAATTTACCTGAGGGAACTGATGAAAGTATGTTAGCCGAGTATTTTCGAACCATTGGCTTCAGAACTTGAACTTCTCCAGAAGTGCataagtaaaagtttagagtTTATGCAGTAGTTAACATTTAATTTGcaataattgtaaaagtttagggttttactTGATCTCTTTAGTCAAAGAAGATAATGGACAAGAGGAGAAATAGTATGTTTCATTATCTTTTTTCGAGTTCTCATAGATTTCCAACATCATAAAGCTGTCATtgctatcttttctttttcgtgAATACATCAAATCAGAAGCTTGTAAGCAATATGAACCTGCAattgtaatttgtgtttttagaTGTATCTTGATGGTGTTTCATGTTTTCAGTaggaaaaataatgaaatttcgTTTTCAAATATTGCTTCTATACTGCGGCTAGCATCCGAATCCTATGTTTTTGATTAATGTGATAAgtgatatttatgtttattatatgtatatctaGAGGGAGATTTGTTAATGTTTGCCGTGAAATTATATGATAATGTGGTAAGAaggaaattttgtgaaaatatgttgaaaactAATGCTAGTTGTTTGAATGAATGAAGTCAAACAGTTATgcattgaatatatatatgcatatagcAGAGTTATGCATATGCATTAGATGTATGGTTTAGTTTCTTGTATTGCGCAGATTCTTGGTTGCTTGACTTTGTTGCATTTTTCGGTGCAAGCAACTCGGATGAGACTGAATCAGTAATGAAGTTACTTTGGGACTTAATTAATCCTGGAACTGACTCTAGTGTATGAATTTTAACtgatatttttatctatatattcTGTAATTTAAATTGGAGCCTAAAAGGATAGGTTTCCTTCTATGTCTCATCAGATTGAAAGGAAAGATTCATTAGCCGTTTTAACTGCCATGATATCCGGTTGGTCCTTTCTTCTTTCTACCATTGATGGGTGGAGGCTAAGTCACAAAAATTGGCAAGGGTGAgccttttaattaaaaagtcccatttattgtaaatttttaacaattacaACCTCTAGATAGTTATCGTCTTTCGTTTTGTTTTCCATCTACAAACAAATTTGAAATGTCATTGATAGATCTGCAAATTTGGATGCAGGGCAATTACATACTTCTCCAACATATTAGACAGTAATGATGAAGCACTATGTGCAGCAGCATGTGAGGCTCTTGCTTTAGTAGTTGAATCCAACTGTCTGGAGAAATTCTCAAGTAAAACCAAGGATTCAAACAAAGAATTTAAGGACAACATTATAAAGCAACTCGAAGCGGTTGTCGAAAGCAGCAATGAAAGAATTTCTAGTCAAGATCCAAGAACGGGTTCAATTACGCCTCACCGCTTTAGATTTCCTAAAGGTATTGATTTGACTTTGttttatgcatatatttaatAGATTGTATCTTGAGCTGCCATAATAGTCTTAATAACTTTCAGGATGGGAAATGTGCAATCTCATGgatattttcattgaaaaattcatcTTTTGTCTTTGTATTGTTGATTTACTTTTCTAGGCTGGTTTTGTGTAGCTGATCATTTACCTTAATTCCAGCAGTAAATAGGCTGATTTTCCAAGGTTTCTATTTCATATAAATGCACTTTGTAGGACTTCTTTGGCACATGAAATgaccatattaattttttttcacagatttttctctcaaacctttctaattattgttgttgttgatattCTGATAGACATTATtactatttacattttttaagcAAACCAATGTCAAGTattgattttgagtttagaaaagcAAAGATACTCCACATCTATAACTGATGTAATTGATGAGCGTTAGATATAGGTATATACTTGACATACCCTTGAGTGAATTCatcaattttatattctgaTTTTGCTCCAGTAAATTTCATTAAGTTACCTTGTGCAAAAGATGAATTTGCCTCACCAACATTTGTCAAAGTCCTTGTGCATATTTGAGATGGTCTTAATTTGACAGAAAATGAAGTATAGTTTAACTCTCCTTGTTGTTTACTTGGCTTTTCTTAGCACTTGGCCGATCTATGTGCAGGCATcccaatatataatataaaattcatcatgAGGCTTTATTCCAACAGCCATATTGTCTGTGGAAATCTCTCTCAAGttataatgaacaaaaaaatagaagaagaaattCGTTCATATGATCATTTCtacaaaagaaattataatcCAAATGTTGCACATCAAAGTTACCAAAAAACAACCTTCCAATTCTCCATTTGATAAGTTGCACAGTAATAGGTCTCTGTTCTATGCTAAAAGCAATCCAATTTTTTCAGAATActtgaaaaacaaacaaaacggTAAAAGTACTATAGAAGCCATTATATTAGGAGTTGCATTGTATTTTGCCCTTTCCACtggaaaaatgagtaaattactctttatacattaaatcaaaaagtaaattagtctttttattaatatatgaatattatgtttggatATTATGACATGTAAACTAATGAAATTatgtaactttttgttaatatatgaatattatgtttggatgtaaaatataattctcaagtttttattacttctaatatttttgtttttattgtagaataattaaattatttgtttcactaatgatattttagcacattaaatatgtattgcggtttaaaaataataaaatatattatatattattttataatattatatattatgattttagtaaattcatataagaatatttaatattaagaattttattaaattatatattttaattaaattatatttaataataattatgttaaaatatgaataaattatttattattgatattaataatcttatcaaaatttaataacaataacaataatcatttacctaaacacatttttgctaagggtattctagtcatttcaattttttcccttatgctattacacctccattccattcaaccaaacacaagaatactattacgcctctattccattacattcaaccaaacaattgaattgctattacgcctctattccattacgtctctattccattacagcgaaccaaacgtgcccctATTGTTTCACtttggtattaaaatttttttttgtctcaaattGGTATCTAAAGTAGCAATTCCTTCTATTTACGGTCCATTTTGTATCGgatgttgaaaaaattattaggCAATTTTGACCAATGAAAAAGtgttatgtggcaattagatttatttaaaataaaatactaaatttaaaataaaaatatttaatatttaatattattttgatcgATCATTGACCGACTGTTGATCGGTGTTGATTGATCGTTAATCAAATTGACTAACGGTGTTGACCGTTTACGAGGCGCTATTAGCACAACCATttgtcctttttttatttttagtattatatattatattgattaaaaatataaaaaaatcatgtatagtatatataaaaagtttaaaaatatttttttataaatttataaatatataattataaattttagaaagtgaaaataatatataaatattataaaattaaaaaacttaaaaatttaaataccttttagaattttagaattatatattttagaattttataaaatatttatttttatttttacaattttatatttgttgtaataatattattaatttcaactaatttcttttcaattatcatacttttgtgaattttatttttataattttataatttatatgtttttctctagattttatattttttttgaattttttatatttttaatgtgtatatacattttataaaataaattatttgtaaccATAAGGTTGGGGGTTTGATCTCACCTAACGGAATGAACCACATTTCATGACTAGCCATTTACCTCTCTGGAGAGCACTCGTGATGAGGGGATTAGTCATTATTACCTGCAATGGACACCTCAATTTcgaccaaaaaaagaaaatatttgtttttttacgTAAAAACATCATGTGGCGCTTTGTAATTgactataaaattattatttttaacatctgtcagaaaatggattaaaaaatataacaaaagtatattttaagtacaaaattgaaattttaattgtacTCTACgtactaaattgaaataaaaaataaaaaatgaaatgaaaaaataaatatattttaatggtCAAATCATAAATTAAGCGAATTAATCCATAtagattatatataaataaataagaatactTGGGAGGGAAGGTGCTTGGTGAGTCAGGAGTGAGTGGGTCAGGGCAACGTTGGCGAGCTCAATTCAAAGCATAAAGCAGCATTATCTATTCTTTTGGgaaattattaattcattatttatcaAAACCTAAGGGAGTTTCTTGTAATTATAACAATTATGATCGAAGACCTTTTGCTGGACTGGTATTTGTCATTGTAGGCCCAttgaaaatcattttgttatcCCCTTTTTATATTCTACTAACTTTTTCTCCTTTATTTTGCTTTGGATTTATACATCAACATGTAGAATTTTGAAATAGTCAATTCTCATGTAACCATTACATCAATTatgccccttttttttttatatttttgggttcataagataataaaatggaactttaaaatttttaaaagttggagaaaaaaaattttaagggctagtttggatgggcggtgtgtttagctccggtgaggttaaaaacagcggtggcggtgagattaggtCTTGTAATGTGAGATTGGATaatgtagcggtgagattagaaacatcgattggagtgtgtgtttggattcaaacgcaatTTGTAAGCGTGagtgaaaatagaaaatgacttttaaggatattagattaaaatgatatatcatagaagttttaaaattatttaacaattacaaaattaataaattattaaaattattattaaatatattttaataaaatatataatttaataaaatatattgaatttacaaaaattcaatcacacttaaaaattacatgaaaataacaacttaaatattatttttaaaacaaaaaagtttGCTTAAATaatccaattaaattattatctcGATTAAAAACAAATCATTCCTCTATGAAACAGGAAacgaagcaaaagagagttacGATCTTCCTAAATTTCACTTTCAATGAAGTTGAACTAAATTTAGTTACTTAATTCATCATTCTACATATCTTTTAagcagaaacaaaacaaaaaaaaatcatatatctATCTATAAACTTACTGTGTAAGCGAGCAAACAGAGGTTACAGAGCAAACCAAGGGGAAGGGGAAagggaaggggaaggggaaggggaaagGGGAGAAGAAGGGTAACCAAAGATCAGAAGaaacaaaagaggaaaagaaacaaaagaaataatatgggtaaaagaggaaaagaaaaagcaactGGAGTTGCTAAATTTTTACCGGACCAACAATCTCCAGTTGATTTGGGGATGACCATGCAGTGGAGGTCGCTTCTCACCGGACTGGCATCTTGAACCAAAGGGTGACCAAGCTGATTCTTGCCATTTCCCCACCAATCGCACCTCACTGGTATGCAATGACAAACCAAAGGAGCCCTAAGTCTCTTAAATGTTGGTAAAAGAAATTTGGGCCATCaaaagttgataaaatttttttttgacctttaaaagttaaaaaaaattttgggcccTTAAAAACtggaaaacaaatattttagacCCCTTTTAACCTTAGGCCCTGGGCGGCCGCACCTCCAGATGACCCCTGCCCAGGGCCGGGCCTGACATCAACTCCTTCGAATACAACGTTCAATacatgaataatattaaaaatatgtaaaaaattctatcatttatagtaataaataataaaaatttaataaactttaattattatcaaaatacAACTTAActtataaaagttttttttatttgaaaagatttGATTTCCAAAAAAGATTACAtcgagaaaatatttgttaattctATTCTATGTTGAAGGCTTTATCGAATTGAATTCAAGGAGATAGAAATTTACATTTATTGTGATTTTGCAAGCCAACGTATGTTTATTTAAAGAGAACTTGTTATCTTTTTTATATCTGAGAGTGAAAGCActtatcatatttgtaaaagaACTTATTTGAGTGCATACTTGTTGTATGCAAATTGTTCTTATTATTTATGTGGCAACATAGCTTTTAAGGGAAAGCCTTAGAACTAGTTTACCActgtaattaaaaattgtttttgaaaagtgtcatggaaaagtatttttttaaatttaatattgtttattattgttgtcaataagtacttttgaaaaaataaaatgtttattttagacattatgttataaagtaaaaatatgtttttaacgatatttaaattttaatattaaaatatatagcatatataacttaaattgtaataaaggtattaaaaataatataacaagtttgttaatattaaatgatatttaaatttgttaatattatgAGAATcattgaaattcaatttcttgctctatatctttaatttttggaaACTTATAAAGTTCTTCAGTTAAGTCCCGATTCATGAACCCACAAAATCCTTCAAATTGTATCTGATTCAACCCAGGTATTGTAGACATTTCCCCATTTTCATCCCCGAGCATTTTgaatttctcatttctcaaaAAAATCCATTCTTTTCTCATTCTTCATCGAATCCTATGAATTGATCTAATAATGATGGAATTGAATTTCTATTATGTTAtggaatatataaactaaaattcgTTAATAtcatgatatataaaatatataaacttaaattataattgaCTCAAATGTTATGTATCATTattttcatgtgttattattaccACAATgccaatttattattattttgatattaataaatattcacttatattataccacaaatataataaaataatttatggtaACCCATTGTTAATATTGTGATAtgtgaaatataaatttcaaatactttttaaataaaaaaatttaaattgtttgtaaagtttaatttgaatatataaattatatttatatttcatattatgGTTCAAAAATCATGCATTGTATATGAAGATTTATAGTGAATTACTCTCTAGGTAAAGCTCTCTTTTGCATGCTTAAGAAGTTTCCGAATTGTATAACAAAACTTATGTGTCCATCTTTTACTCTTGCAGTGTTAGTAAAGTAGGTTGCAACTAGATATGCAACTCGAAGACAATCAATAAACTCTCACTCAACTTCCTGTGTATGTTTTTATGTAACTTCtattgtcacggggctagacctttcgtctcgcaatccgtgcggccttaggcgatccgtttgtccaaactcgcccaagtcagccttaactcccAAAAGAgaggattcttttagaactcctccaaggcaccaatttgtatagcggaagcgattgtgccaaaagaagccacaagagaacaacagaaagctaaagaaagaaagcacacaaagtgtttgagtaaatgctcaagaattctattactcttaagaattcaagttacaatggatgatttacaaatgagggggaggctctctatttatagttgagctcccccaaaaccgacggtcaagatacatgtacatcgacggacgagattcactatatcccttgattttagggatttacaatatttaccatatcaaatctaatctaatcttacaagatatgattctattctatcttctaagattagttaccaaaattgCCTAAGCTGCCATGTCTTCATCattgggccaaccaggcttcaatctgataggcttctTAGCTctctgaatcgggccagttcttgtgggctAAATGTcccccatctaatcgatagacctccatggggcacTTCTTGCggcatggtcacgggctttgcactttggcccgtgacattctcccccacccaatCTCGCAACGCCCTCGTTGCGTTTTCTGGATGACACTGACTTGATTCACTGTGAAACTTTCTCGTTGCCTCGGCTTCTTCCCGACTCGTCTTGCGATCAGGTTGTCCCTTCCTTCGGAACTTATGCCTCGACTTCCGTCGCCTCTTATCTTGAACCGTTCCACTCGTTGGTACATTTTGCTGGCAAGAAGTCTCCGCTATAACTTGCcccaattttgacttgtttctGTTGGAATCCCCTTGATTCTCATACCTCGGCTTCGTACCACCCACTTTGAAAGGGCTCCTACGACCTTGCCAAGCCAACAAGTCAGAATTCAAAACACTATCAGAGTGTTTGTACTGTACCTTACTCGCAGCATTTACTCGTCTCGACTGTCCTTGCATTGCTCCTTTTCCCTTGGAGCCCGATGCACAACCCACATTTCCCAAAGGTGTTGGTTCCACAGTCGATCCCGCAGGCTTCATATCGGTCCCTTGCGCCACTAACACTTCCGAAGGGGCTTTCGTAGCATTCCTTTTTGACGAATTAATGTTTCTCCCATACGAAACATCTTCGACTAGTTGGATTGACGATAACACCTTAGTCCCAACTTTCACATCCCGATGCACCGGCACAATACTCTTTGTTGATGAATCGGTGGCAATATGGATTTGATCGGCCCTAGTTGCGAGTTGCTCAATCTCGACAAGGAAGTTTAAGCCAAGCACAAAATCGTAATCATCTAACCGGATTACCTCAATTCTTCCTTGCTCTTCCATTCGCCGATTTGTAGTTCCACATCATGAACTACTCCTACAGTTAGGGCTTTCTCGGAAGTTGCTACCTTGATCTTCTTATTCGATTTCCTAATCGATGCACCAAGCTTCTTCGCACCTTTTCCGACATGAACAAGTCCGATGCTCCGTATCAATAAGAGCACTCCGCTTCGACCCGCAATGTTGATGTCCAAAACATCAACCCATTTTCATTCCTCTTCCCAGAATGAGCACCATCGAATTGACTTTCGATGTGTTTCCCTCAGTAGGCTTCGCCTCCTCCTTGACTCATCCTCCTTTGCGAAATCATCACTTTATTTGGACATTTACGCCATGTGTGGTCCTTGACAAAGGAAgcatttcatcttcttcctcttgtCCCTTGGGTTGTCTAATCCCCGCTTCGCATCTCGTGGTTTCCATTGCCACTTGTGCTATCGATCTGCTGTTGCCCCATCGCTATGTccctttcatcttcttcatggtttCTCTCACCATTGCCCCTTCCATTGGGCTTAGATTCCTCAAGCTTGTCTCCCGCCGGATCAAGCTCAATAAAGGACTCTGCTTCGGCCATGGCTACAGTAAGTTCGGTGATTCCTTGCCTTCGCAACTCCTACTTTGCCCACGGCTTTAACCCATCCTCGAACCAATAGAATGCTTCTTTCTCGCTCAAGTCAGAGATTTGAAGCATCAACTCGCTAAATGCCCGCACATACTCCCGAGCAAAGGCATTGTTGCGTGAGACGACTTAACTTAGCTCGAGCCTCCTTCTCGGCATATTGAAGGTAAAACTGCTTCTTTAACTCTCCTTGGAATTCCTCCCAAGTTCCAATAGCCGTTCCTCTACGTTTCTCATCCGTGGACCTACGTCGCCACCACAAGAGAGCAACATCAGTAAAGTAAATTGAAACAGTGTTTACCTTAATGCCATCATCCTCGATGCCCATCGCTCGGAAGTATTGCTCCATTTCCCACAAGAAGTTGTCCACATCCCTCGCAGATCGTGCACCCTTAAACTTCTCCGGTTTGGGAACATCCATTGCATGTTGCTTCGGCCTTGAAGACAACATCCCATTACTCAAAGCGGTTTTGTAAATCGCGAGCTCCCCTTTGAGCTCCTCCATTTCTTTCTGCATGGCTAGCACCATATCCTCGAGAGCTTCATCCCTTTCTGCCAGCTTTACCTCAGTGGACTCGAGTAATTCCGTTATCTTTTCCCTATTTGCACCGAGAGAATCCAACACAAAATCTCTGAGTTGCTCCTCCATGGAGTCAAACCCATCCGTGTGTCCCTCGACCAATTCAAGCGTCTCTTTCACGTTCCCAACGGATTCTTCGAGATTGACCACTCGATTTTCTAAAGCTGTCAGCATTTCCCTCGAGCGACTAGCTTTTCTGGCCCTCCCACGGGTCTCCATTTGTTCACTCTGACCGACgacttctttcgacatcccaacAGTGCCTTCGAACCACTCGAATATAACTTGGTTCAAACTTGgctcggataccacttgtcacggggctagacctttcgtctcaatccgtgcggccttaagcgatccgttcgtccaaactcgccaAGTCACCTTTAACTCCCAAAAGAgaggatt
This genomic window contains:
- the LOC105800927 gene encoding uncharacterized protein LOC105800927, whose protein sequence is MASNSGRGYPTNGSIYVCNLPEGTDENSWLLDFVAFFGASNSDETESVMKLLWDLINPGTDSSIERKDSLAVLTAMISGWSFLLSTIDGWRLSHKNWQGAITYFSNILDSNDEALCAAACEALALVVESNCLEKFSSKTKDSNKEFKDNIIKQLEAVVESSNERISSQDPRTGSITPHRFRFPKGWFCVADHLP